In Silene latifolia isolate original U9 population chromosome X, ASM4854445v1, whole genome shotgun sequence, the following proteins share a genomic window:
- the LOC141618107 gene encoding uncharacterized protein LOC141618107: MLQVNQRLAFLEEDRPNPQLTGVIGMISDLASVVDDLRAEVVSLQDKNNGGNAQKVNVSELPKYSGKRDSKKIDNFLWSMERYFQNVLVEDEKTKIGTATLYLNEDAILWWRRRELDIQGGACTISTWNEFKADFKKQFYPENAAELASKKLTDLKQPGSIREYVKQFTTLLLEINGMP, translated from the coding sequence ATGTTGCAAGTCAATCAAAGACTTGCATTTTTGGAAGAAGATAGGCCAAACCCTCAATTGACCGGAGTGATTGGTATGATCAGCGACCTTGCAAGTGTCGTTGACGATTTAAGGGCCGAGGTTGTTTCTCTCCAAGATAAGAATAATGGGGGGAACGCACAGAAGGTGAATGTTTCTGAGCTGCCCAAGTATAGTGGCAAACGGGACTCCAAGAAAATCGACAACTTTCTGTGGAGTATGGAACGCTATTTCCAGAATGTCCTCGTGGAGGACGAAAAAACGAAAATAGGCACTGCAACGTTGTACCTGAACGAAGATGCAATACTATGGTGGAGAAGAAGAGAACTCGACATCCAGGGGGGTGCATGTACTATAAGTACATGGAACGAATTCAAGGCAGATTTCAAAAAACAATTCTATCCGGAGAATGCCGCAGAACTCGCCTCGAAAAAGTTGACAGATTTGAAACAACCGGGATCTATTCGAGAGTATGTGAAGCAATTCACTACCCTCTTACTCGAGATTAACGGTATGCCCTAA